In the Campylobacter showae genome, one interval contains:
- a CDS encoding NAD-dependent epimerase — translation MKILVTGTAGFIGFHLANALAKRGDEVVGYDVINDYYDVNLKLARLKTAGFDVSEIDYGKLISSKTQPNLKFIKADLADTQMMKELFEKEKFDCVVNLAAQAGVRYSLINPQAYIDSNVTGFMNILECCRHNQTKNLVYASSSSVYGLNENMPFSTHEGVNHPISLYAATKKSNEMMAHTYSHLFGVPTTGLRFFTVYGPWGRPDMALFLFVDAALKGKKIDVFNYGKMKRDFTYVDDIVKGIIKCVDNPAKPNPAWDAKHPDPATSSAPFKVYNIGNNSPVELMDYIKAVELKIGREIEKNFLPLQAGDVPATFADVSDLVADFDYKPATSVNDGVARFIEWYCEFYGVKI, via the coding sequence ATGAAAATTTTAGTAACCGGAACGGCGGGATTTATCGGATTTCACTTGGCAAACGCCCTTGCAAAAAGAGGCGACGAGGTTGTCGGATACGACGTGATAAACGACTACTACGACGTAAATTTAAAGCTTGCGCGCCTAAAAACGGCTGGCTTTGACGTGAGCGAGATAGACTATGGCAAGCTGATAAGCTCAAAAACGCAGCCTAATTTAAAATTTATAAAAGCCGATCTAGCCGATACCCAGATGATGAAAGAGCTTTTTGAGAAAGAGAAATTCGACTGCGTCGTAAATTTAGCCGCGCAGGCAGGCGTTCGCTACTCGCTCATAAATCCGCAAGCCTACATCGACAGCAACGTCACGGGCTTTATGAATATCCTTGAATGCTGCCGCCACAACCAAACTAAAAATCTAGTCTACGCAAGCTCTAGCTCAGTCTACGGCCTAAACGAAAATATGCCATTTAGTACGCACGAGGGCGTAAATCACCCGATCAGTCTCTACGCCGCAACCAAAAAAAGCAACGAAATGATGGCGCATACGTATTCGCATCTATTTGGCGTACCGACTACGGGGCTGCGATTTTTCACTGTTTACGGCCCGTGGGGACGCCCCGATATGGCGCTGTTTTTGTTCGTAGACGCCGCGCTAAAAGGCAAGAAAATCGACGTCTTTAACTACGGCAAGATGAAGCGCGACTTTACCTACGTGGACGACATCGTAAAGGGCATCATAAAATGCGTCGATAACCCAGCCAAGCCAAATCCCGCGTGGGACGCGAAGCATCCCGATCCTGCCACCTCAAGCGCGCCGTTTAAGGTCTATAATATCGGCAACAATAGCCCCGTAGAACTCATGGACTACATCAAGGCCGTCGAGCTAAAAATCGGCCGCGAGATAGAGAAAAACTTCCTTCCGCTGCAAGCCGGCGACGTGCCTGCGACCTTTGCGGACGTGAGCGATCTGGTGGCGGACTTTGACTATAAGCCCGCAACTAGCGTAAACGACGGGGTGGCTAGGTTTATCGAGTGGTACTGCGAGTTTTACGGGGTTAAAATTTGA
- a CDS encoding right-handed parallel beta-helix repeat-containing protein: MISIQKAALPCLFSAFALLGHAAEFYVSKELGDNANAGTKQAPLKNIEKSAQIAQIGDKIYVAEGNYYGLRDKGFIIVKKPVEIYGGYSKDFAECDVLKHQTRIMPPASANGTGSSNPLVEMDVVAAPGERLVFDGIIFDKGDSNAYDVSRGWPRGVDTGMLVLPPGVGQNGKTKNVITAAKPLLGGKFLGGGELTIRNSIFSNGNNSAVRLGAHGKVNIVNNVFVANAISACEIWGAKNQADAVKIDFSYNTILFTWPRTADFGDGGQGFKVMTKADVVIRRNIIGLSAFAAIERARIDSPVAMEKGRKVRVNDNRFFLNKKADVVLPGLGLFEAIFAKDFADVELFDEASGNAELIDDKSLRKAVNKAYLEGFLDASYKESVDHDPNSFENELRRIFGINQIARGQSEISMFGNKYPLKDAVKLFGAVEDYGAQEIKY, from the coding sequence ATGATTAGTATCCAAAAAGCCGCCCTACCTTGCCTTTTTAGCGCATTTGCCCTACTCGGACACGCAGCCGAGTTCTACGTCTCAAAAGAGCTCGGCGACAACGCAAATGCCGGCACCAAACAAGCACCCCTAAAAAATATCGAAAAATCGGCTCAAATAGCCCAAATAGGCGACAAAATTTACGTCGCCGAGGGCAACTACTACGGACTAAGGGACAAAGGCTTTATCATCGTCAAAAAGCCCGTCGAGATCTACGGCGGCTACTCCAAAGATTTCGCCGAGTGCGACGTTTTAAAGCACCAAACCCGCATCATGCCGCCGGCATCGGCTAACGGCACGGGCTCGTCAAATCCTCTAGTCGAGATGGACGTCGTCGCAGCGCCTGGAGAGAGGCTCGTTTTCGACGGTATTATATTTGACAAGGGCGACTCAAACGCCTACGACGTGAGCAGAGGATGGCCTAGAGGCGTAGATACGGGTATGCTCGTCCTGCCGCCCGGAGTCGGTCAAAACGGCAAGACGAAAAACGTCATCACCGCGGCAAAACCGCTTTTGGGCGGTAAATTTTTAGGCGGGGGCGAGCTTACGATACGAAACAGCATCTTTAGCAACGGCAACAACTCGGCGGTGAGACTGGGCGCTCACGGCAAAGTAAATATCGTAAATAACGTCTTTGTCGCAAACGCCATCAGCGCCTGCGAAATTTGGGGCGCAAAAAATCAAGCCGATGCCGTCAAAATCGACTTTAGCTACAACACTATACTTTTTACGTGGCCGCGAACGGCCGACTTTGGCGACGGCGGCCAAGGCTTTAAGGTCATGACCAAAGCCGATGTCGTCATCCGCCGCAACATCATAGGTCTCTCGGCCTTTGCGGCGATAGAACGCGCCCGTATCGACAGCCCCGTAGCCATGGAAAAAGGGCGAAAAGTGCGCGTAAACGACAACCGCTTTTTCCTCAACAAAAAAGCCGATGTCGTCCTGCCCGGACTAGGCCTTTTTGAGGCGATATTCGCCAAGGATTTTGCAGACGTGGAGCTCTTTGACGAGGCGAGCGGCAACGCGGAGCTAATAGACGACAAATCGCTCAGAAAAGCCGTAAATAAGGCGTATTTGGAGGGATTTTTGGACGCTTCATACAAAGAGAGCGTGGACCACGATCCAAATTCGTTCGAAAACGAGCTAAGAAGGATATTTGGGATAAATCAGATCGCAAGAGGACAAAGCGAGATCTCCATGTTTGGCAACAAATATCCGCTAAAAGACGCGGTTAAGCTCTTTGGCGCAGTCGAAGACTACGGCGCGCAGGAGATAAAGTACTGA
- a CDS encoding 3'-5' exonuclease — protein MAKNYICVFDCETVPDTALLRKIDGFEGSDAEVARQAFATQKAASGSEFLPVMFHRVVAISAVMADEYGKFLRVSTMKGANEREILNKFIGFVNSHNPRLVSFNGRGFDLPMILTRAMRYNVSFPSFYEVENKELGKGKWDGNYRDRYSGKFHFDLLDHVSEFGSVRGLKLDTLCASLNLPGKYDVHGDQVMELFFDGKIDKINEYCESDVLNTYWLFLKYELLRGNLTLDDYADDISVMSEWLAANCAQMGYTPVFCEAVDRELVRLETQNYEDEPELNDDDEQAGAEEYYTEENMPEINLDEQ, from the coding sequence ATGGCTAAAAATTATATCTGCGTTTTTGACTGCGAGACGGTGCCTGATACCGCGCTTTTGCGTAAAATTGACGGCTTTGAGGGAAGCGACGCTGAGGTGGCGAGGCAGGCGTTTGCCACGCAAAAGGCAGCAAGCGGAAGCGAGTTTTTACCCGTGATGTTTCACCGCGTCGTGGCGATTTCAGCTGTGATGGCGGACGAATACGGTAAATTTTTGCGCGTAAGCACGATGAAGGGCGCAAACGAGCGCGAAATCCTAAATAAATTTATCGGTTTCGTAAATTCGCATAACCCGCGCCTGGTGAGCTTTAACGGACGGGGTTTTGACCTGCCGATGATTTTAACTCGCGCGATGAGGTACAACGTCTCGTTTCCGAGCTTTTACGAGGTCGAAAACAAGGAGCTTGGCAAAGGCAAATGGGACGGCAACTATCGCGACAGGTACAGCGGCAAATTTCACTTCGATCTGCTCGATCACGTGAGCGAGTTTGGATCCGTACGCGGGCTAAAGCTCGATACTCTGTGCGCTAGCTTAAATTTGCCCGGCAAATACGACGTGCACGGCGATCAGGTGATGGAGCTGTTTTTTGACGGTAAGATCGACAAGATCAACGAATACTGCGAAAGCGACGTGCTAAACACATACTGGCTTTTCCTAAAATACGAGCTTTTGCGCGGAAATTTGACGCTGGACGATTACGCGGACGATATCTCGGTGATGAGCGAGTGGCTCGCGGCAAACTGCGCGCAGATGGGCTATACGCCGGTGTTTTGCGAGGCGGTCGATCGCGAACTTGTGCGCCTTGAAACGCAAAACTACGAGGATGAGCCGGAGCTTAATGACGACGACGAGCAGGCCGGGGCGGAGGAGTACTACACCGAAGAAAATATGCCCGAGATAAATTTGGACGAGCAGTGA
- the waaC gene encoding lipopolysaccharide heptosyltransferase I, with translation MNKNPAPNIAVIKLSALGDIVHAVVILQFIEKHLPQAKITWFADAKFSEILFLCPQISRVVSLPLKNGEYKKSLELIASAKQEGKFDYIIDLQGLIKSAAVAKLLGKNSYGFDKFSVKEPLAALFYRHKFNCDYGENIILRNLKLTAFALGFSFSEDEILAKQPCFSASQSKSQSPKKKILIAPFASEPSKIYDKFGDVIALLDEPQNEIFVCFNGEKEEKEALNLIKNSNAKPLSLNLKELVNFISSCDLVIGNDSGVTHIAWAQNRPSITLFGNRPAERNAFASPVNLTLDAGKKIDAKKIDKSDFCVRDIAPQAIANAAKRLLDA, from the coding sequence ATGAATAAAAACCCAGCCCCAAACATCGCCGTTATCAAGCTCTCCGCCCTGGGCGACATCGTTCATGCGGTAGTCATCTTGCAGTTTATCGAAAAGCACTTACCGCAAGCTAAAATAACATGGTTTGCCGATGCTAAATTTAGCGAGATTTTGTTCCTTTGCCCGCAAATTTCGCGCGTCGTATCGCTACCGCTAAAAAACGGCGAATACAAAAAAAGCTTGGAGCTGATCGCCTCTGCTAAGCAAGAGGGCAAATTTGACTACATCATCGACTTGCAAGGGCTGATCAAATCCGCCGCGGTTGCGAAGCTTCTTGGCAAAAACAGCTACGGATTTGACAAATTTAGCGTCAAGGAACCGCTTGCAGCGCTGTTTTATAGGCATAAATTTAATTGCGACTACGGAGAAAATATCATCTTGCGAAATTTAAAACTTACGGCTTTTGCTTTAGGCTTTAGTTTTAGCGAGGATGAAATTTTAGCCAAACAGCCTTGTTTTAGCGCCTCGCAAAGTAAATCGCAAAGCCCAAAAAAGAAAATTTTGATAGCGCCCTTTGCTAGCGAGCCGAGTAAAATTTACGATAAATTTGGAGATGTTATCGCTCTGCTAGACGAGCCGCAAAATGAAATTTTCGTCTGCTTTAACGGCGAAAAAGAGGAAAAAGAGGCTCTAAATTTGATCAAAAACTCAAACGCAAAACCGCTAAGCTTAAACCTAAAAGAGCTCGTAAATTTTATCTCGTCCTGCGATCTTGTTATCGGCAACGATAGCGGCGTGACGCATATAGCTTGGGCGCAAAATCGCCCCTCTATCACGCTTTTTGGCAACCGCCCCGCAGAGCGAAACGCCTTTGCTAGCCCCGTAAATTTAACGCTGGATGCCGGCAAAAAAATAGACGCGAAAAAGATAGACAAAAGCGACTTTTGCGTGCGAGACATCGCGCCGCAGGCCATCGCAAACGCGGCAAAAAGGCTGCTTGATGCGTGA